A window from Mya arenaria isolate MELC-2E11 chromosome 9, ASM2691426v1 encodes these proteins:
- the LOC128203712 gene encoding uncharacterized protein LOC128203712 isoform X2, with the protein MGCTQSTPSRTRQRRRGRAKHKLPLPLESKEIAYQKSAAPPLEAATFFARRDQFQAPESNYKSEHIDQVTEIPITVVSHIASKQATYTGIYNVRVHHADAKECRIRGAEFLPTGNLLLVDSVNHKLKLLSSTFQYLAHFVFNGCPHDLCLHSSNRDGSDVYVTVPSDRCVHEFYVEDRFIMPGRKFFTDGWCYGIAAYKQGLVVSVGTKVEFIDTDGTVLKVLQYSTSGMSLFGSPFNIAVTGAQNIIIADSIKNFVTCITPDGNEIFRYKAIGIPHYVMVDGDDNLYICGNEKGAIDVLHQVTVRGEKVKSLLSWRHVGFTPHSIAYREKDQLLVVCGENDRIKTFRLETRRSGKSYMNDAIMDSERIQTERSTREVQEMMRRILDR; encoded by the exons ATGGGCTGTACACAATCAACGCCTAGCAGAACCCGTCAACGTCGCCGAGGGCGTGCAAAACACAAATTACCGCTTCCGCTGGAATCCAAGGAAATAGCGTACCAGAAGTCGGCTGCCCCACCACTTGAGGCAGCGACATTCTTTGCGCGGCGAGACCAGTTTCAGGCACCGGAAAGTAACTACAAATCGGAGCATATTGACCAAGTG ACAGAAATTCCCATCACGGTAGTCAGCCATATTGCCAGCAAGCAGGCGACGTACACAGGTATCTACAACGTGCGCGTCCACCATGCTGACGCCAAGGAATGCCGAATACGAGGGGCCGAATTCCTGCCAACCGGAAATCTTCTGCTAGTGGACTCAGTTAATCACAAACTCAAACTCTTAAGTTCAACTTTCCAGTACCttgcacattttgttttcaatg GTTGTCCTCATGACTTGTGTCTACATTCCTCTAACCGTGACGGAAGTGATGTGTACGTCACAGTTCCGAGTGATCGATGCGTGCACGAGTTTTACGTGGAAGACAGGTTCATTATGCCCGGACGGAAGTTTTTCACGGATGGTTGGTGCTACGGTATCGCGGCATACAAACAG GGCTTAGTTGTAAGTGTTGGTACCAAGGTTGAGTTCATCGATACAGACGGCACAGTGCTCAAGGTCCTCCAATACTCTACATCCGGGATGTCGCTGTTCGGGTCCCCTTTCAATATCGCAGTTACAGGGGCGCAAAACATCATTATAGCCGACTCCATTAAAAACTTCGTCACATGCATCACGCCGGACGGGAATGAAATATTTAG atacAAGGCAATTGGGATACCACATTATGTAATGGTAGACGGGGAcgacaatttatatatatgtg GGAATGAGAAAGGTGCTATTGATGTTCTCCACCAGGTGACGGTTAGAGGAGAAAAAGTAAAGAGTTTGTTGTCATGGAGACATGTAGGTTTTACGCCTCACTCCATCGCGTACCGGGAGAAAGATCAACTATTGGTTGTTTGCGGGGAGAATGATCGCATCAAGACTTTCAG ACTGGAGACCCGGCGATCGGGAAAGAGTTACATGAACGACGCTATTATGGACTCCGAGCGGATCCAAACAGAACGTAGCACGCGAGAAGTTCAGGAAATGATGCGCAGGATACTTGATAGATAG
- the LOC128203712 gene encoding uncharacterized protein LOC128203712 isoform X1, with protein MCKQCIRVFNLFQRRRNKFNNKQLINLLCVNTVVAGYKMGCTQSTPSRTRQRRRGRAKHKLPLPLESKEIAYQKSAAPPLEAATFFARRDQFQAPESNYKSEHIDQVTEIPITVVSHIASKQATYTGIYNVRVHHADAKECRIRGAEFLPTGNLLLVDSVNHKLKLLSSTFQYLAHFVFNGCPHDLCLHSSNRDGSDVYVTVPSDRCVHEFYVEDRFIMPGRKFFTDGWCYGIAAYKQGLVVSVGTKVEFIDTDGTVLKVLQYSTSGMSLFGSPFNIAVTGAQNIIIADSIKNFVTCITPDGNEIFRYKAIGIPHYVMVDGDDNLYICGNEKGAIDVLHQVTVRGEKVKSLLSWRHVGFTPHSIAYREKDQLLVVCGENDRIKTFRLETRRSGKSYMNDAIMDSERIQTERSTREVQEMMRRILDR; from the exons ATGTGCAAACAGTGTATACGAGTGTTTAACTTATTCCAAAGGAGACgtaataaattcaataataaacaattaatcAATTTGCTGTGTGTCAATACAGTAGTGGCTGGATATAAAATGGGCTGTACACAATCAACGCCTAGCAGAACCCGTCAACGTCGCCGAGGGCGTGCAAAACACAAATTACCGCTTCCGCTGGAATCCAAGGAAATAGCGTACCAGAAGTCGGCTGCCCCACCACTTGAGGCAGCGACATTCTTTGCGCGGCGAGACCAGTTTCAGGCACCGGAAAGTAACTACAAATCGGAGCATATTGACCAAGTG ACAGAAATTCCCATCACGGTAGTCAGCCATATTGCCAGCAAGCAGGCGACGTACACAGGTATCTACAACGTGCGCGTCCACCATGCTGACGCCAAGGAATGCCGAATACGAGGGGCCGAATTCCTGCCAACCGGAAATCTTCTGCTAGTGGACTCAGTTAATCACAAACTCAAACTCTTAAGTTCAACTTTCCAGTACCttgcacattttgttttcaatg GTTGTCCTCATGACTTGTGTCTACATTCCTCTAACCGTGACGGAAGTGATGTGTACGTCACAGTTCCGAGTGATCGATGCGTGCACGAGTTTTACGTGGAAGACAGGTTCATTATGCCCGGACGGAAGTTTTTCACGGATGGTTGGTGCTACGGTATCGCGGCATACAAACAG GGCTTAGTTGTAAGTGTTGGTACCAAGGTTGAGTTCATCGATACAGACGGCACAGTGCTCAAGGTCCTCCAATACTCTACATCCGGGATGTCGCTGTTCGGGTCCCCTTTCAATATCGCAGTTACAGGGGCGCAAAACATCATTATAGCCGACTCCATTAAAAACTTCGTCACATGCATCACGCCGGACGGGAATGAAATATTTAG atacAAGGCAATTGGGATACCACATTATGTAATGGTAGACGGGGAcgacaatttatatatatgtg GGAATGAGAAAGGTGCTATTGATGTTCTCCACCAGGTGACGGTTAGAGGAGAAAAAGTAAAGAGTTTGTTGTCATGGAGACATGTAGGTTTTACGCCTCACTCCATCGCGTACCGGGAGAAAGATCAACTATTGGTTGTTTGCGGGGAGAATGATCGCATCAAGACTTTCAG ACTGGAGACCCGGCGATCGGGAAAGAGTTACATGAACGACGCTATTATGGACTCCGAGCGGATCCAAACAGAACGTAGCACGCGAGAAGTTCAGGAAATGATGCGCAGGATACTTGATAGATAG